The DNA sequence GCCCGGGCGGTCCGGTCGACGGCGCGGAGCGTGACCCCGCCGCCGTCGACGTGCGCTTCGCGGACGGCGCGGTGCGGTCCGGGAACGTCACCGGCACCGACGTGTACACCGACCTCGCCGTCGTCCGGGTGAACGACACGCCCGACGGGGTCGAGACCCTCCCGGTCGCTAATGACAGCCCGCCAGTCGGCCAGCGGGTCGCCGCGCTCGGCAGCCCGTTCGGGCTGGAGGGGACGATGACCCACGGCATCGTCAGCGGCGTCAACCGGTCGATGCCGACCGGCGCGGGCTTTTCGATCCCCGACACGGTCCAGACTGACGCGTCGATCAACCCCGGGAACAGCGGCGGCCCGCTGATCGACTGTGACGGCGACGTGGTCGGCGTGAACCGTGCCGGCGGCGGTGACAACGTCGGCTTTGCCGTCTCGCCGGCGCTCGTCGAACGCGTCGTCCCCGAACTGATCGCGAACGGGAGCTACGAGCATCCGTACCTCGGCGTCGGGACGGTCCCGGTGACGCCGGCGGTGGCCGAAGCCAACGGACTGAACGAGAGCCAGGGCGTGCTCGTCGTCGGCACGGCGGCCGACGGTCCCGCCGACGGGGTTCTGGTCGGGAGCAACGACACCGTGACGGTCGACGGACAGCAGGTCCCCGTCGGCGGCGACGTGGTCGTCGCGGTCGACGGCCGGGCCGTCACCTCTCAGGAAAGCCTCGGCAGCTACCTCGCCCGGGAGACCGCGCCGGGCGACGAGGTGGATCTGACCGTCCTCCGGGACGGCAACCGGACGACGGTGAACGTCACGCTCGGGGAGCGCCCGGCACCGGGCGAGGGACCGGCGGGCGCGTGAGCGAAGTGGTCGCCTCGACCCCCTGATTTTTGCCGCGGGTCGCCGAAACGAGGGGTATGCAGATCGGCGTCCACACACCACCGCTGTACGGCGAACCGCTGGCCGACGCACTGGCGTATCTGAACGGCATCGGCGTCGACGCCGTCGAACCCGGCGTCGGCGGCCACGCCGGGGACACGCACCTGCCCCGGGACGAGTACCTGGACGACGACGAGGCCCAGGCCGAACTGCTGGGTCTCCTGTCGGAACACGACATGGAGATCAGCGCGCTGGCGACGCACAACAACCCGATCCACCCTGACGAGGCGACCGCCGAGGAAGCCGACCGGGAGCTACGGGAGGCCATCGAGCTCGCGGCCCAGCTTGACGTGGACACGGTCACCACGTTCTCGGGCCTGCCGGCGGGCGGCCCGAACGACGAGGTGCCGAACTGGATCACCGCGCCGTGGCCCAACGAGCACGCCGAGGCCCACGAGTACCAGTGGAAGGAGGTCGCGATCCCCTACTGGTCCGAGATCGCCGAGTTCGCGGAGGACCACGGCGTGAACGTCGCTATCGAGATGCATCCGAACATGCTCGTGTACGAACCGCACGGCCTCCTGCGGCTCCGCGAGGCGACCAACGAGCGGATCGGCGCGAACTTCGACCCCTCACACCTCTACTGGCAGGGGATCGACGTGACGGACGCGATCCGGCTGCTCGGCGAGGCGGACGCGATCCACCACTTCCACGCCAAGGACACGAAGGTGTACGACGCCAACGCCCGCGAGAAGGGCGTGCTCGACACGACGGCCTACACCGAGGAGGCCGACCGCTCGTGGCTGTTCCGCTCAATCGGCTACGGCCACGGCGAGGCACACTGGAAGGACGTGGTCTCGACGCTCAGGATGGTCGGCTACGACGGCACGCTCTCGATCGAACACGAGGACTCGCTGACGAGTTCGCGGGAGGGGCTGGAAAAGGCCGTCGACGTGCTCTCACGCGCCGTGTTCGAGACGACGCCCGGCGACGCCCACTGGGTGTAGCGCCGCCGAAGGACCACCGCGGACGGTCAGAGCTGTTCCCAGGCGTCCTCGTCGTCGGGGTCGGGTGCGTCCCCGAGCATCCCGTCGGCGTTCGCCGCCGCTTCGGCGGCCGACTGCTCCTCGGCCGCGGCGTCGATCGTTCCGACGTCCGGCCACGCCATCTGGTCCCAGGACCCCTCGCGGCAGTAGTAGTAGATCATGTCACCGTCGATCACGGCGTAGATGTCGGACCGCTGGTCGTGGATCACCCGCTGGTTCCCGTCTATCGCCACGTCGACCACGTCCTCCAGCGTGTCCAGCTGGACCTGCTCCTTGTCGACCCACATCGGGATCGACCCACAGGAGATCCACTCGTCGTGCCGGCGGCGGTGGATCTCCTCGCGGATCGCCCCCACGTCGACCGCGTCCTCGCGGCCCATCCAGAGCACGCCACCCATGCCGAACGCGCCGACGCTACCGGCAAACAGCGACAGCAGGAGTCCGTAGTCCGGCGGGACCTCGGTCTCTCGGGTGACCGGCGTGGAGTGCTGGCGGTCGGACGACAGTTCGCCGTCGATCCAGTAGGCGTTCTCGGTCACACGGAGCGGCGCGCTGGCCGACAGTTCGCCGGCGTAGTCGCCCGTGTCGTACGTCGTGCTGACCGAGAGGCTGACGGAGAGCGACCCGACGTTTCTGAGGCGCTCGGTCGTGTTGTCGAGTCGCTCGTCGAGTTCGCGCACGTCGATGGTGGCGTTCGTCCGGGCCGTCCCGTCGGTGGCGGTCGTCGTCTCCTTGACCAGCACCGTCTCGTTGCGCCAGAACGTCTCGCCGTCGGCGACAGCACGGACCTCCATCCGGAGCTGATGGGTCACCTCCGTCCCGCTCGGCGCGTCCGTGACCGGCGTGACCGTGAGGACGGGCGTGTCGTTGATCAGGTAGCGCGCGTTGTTCTCCAGCGTGGCCCCTTCCTCCCAGACGGAGTCGTCGTCGGCCACCACGGCGCTCGTCTCGACTGCCGTCTCGACGCGCTGTGGGTTTCGCTCCTCGGTCACGGTCTCCGTCTCCGACGTCGCAGCGACGGCCCCGCCGGCCGCAAGCGTGATCAGCCCGATGACCACACACGCCACGGCCAGTTCGCGGCCGTACCGGGCCGTGACCAGACGAACGCGTGGCGGGAAAAGGTCGCTCATCGACCCTCGCCTCCCGACGCGATGGCGTTCGGCCCGCAATCGATCATGTTGTTTTCGTTGCCGTTCTCGTTCATAAATGTTCACAATCCAAGCCGTCTCCGCAGGCGGTCAGTCACCGACCGCTCGCCGCCGATCGACCTGAGTCGCTGGTCCCGCAGGCCGACGGCGAGGACGACCAGCAGCGTGACCCCGGCGACGACGACGCCGTTGATCGCCGCGATCGCGGTCCACGGGTGGACGTCGTGGAGCCCCTCGATCACACCCGCCGGGAGAAGCGCGACGTAGCGCCGCTCGGTCACCTCGCGGTAGGCGACACCCTCGGCCGCCGGCCCCTGGAGCGTCACGTTCGTCGCGGTGGCGCTGCCGCTCGGGACCGTCGCCCGTTCGTCGGATACAGACACACCCTCACTGGCCGGTTCGACCACGACGACCGTCGACACCATGCCGTCGTTTTTGATCCGTTGTTCGACGGTCGTCTCCCCGCCGGGTTCGACGATCAGCGGGTCGTCCTCGGTCTGTTCGGCCCCGAGGACTGCGTACTCCATCGTTCCCGAGGGCACCGTCATGGCCGCCGTCGTCGGGACGACCACGATCAGCAGGAGCAGGCCGAACAGGAGCCGTTTGTCGAGCACGTTCGGGCGCGTCCGCGCCCGCGTCTTCGGCCGGTCCTTCGACCCCGTCAGCCCGGCGACAACGAACAGCACCGCCCCCGAAAGGACGAGAATGCCGCCGACGCTGTCGCCCGGCGTCGTCGGACCGACGACCCCCGTGACGACGCCCCGAGCGCCGTCGACGGCGGTCCCGAGATGCGGGATGGTGACGACGCTCCCGCCGACCTGCAGCGCTTTCGCGCGTATCTGTCGGTCCGAAACCGGCGGCTCCGGGCCGTCCTGGTCGGTGAAGGGGTTGTTGTCCCCCTTCGTCACGTACCCCTCCGTCGTCCGGTCGACGACGCGGTGGGTCGTCAGGCCGCCGCCGTTGAGCCGCTGGGCCTCGAACACCACGACGTCGCCTTCCTCTACCTCGCCCGTCACCGCCGTCGGGAGGACGACGAATCCGTCGCCCGCCGAGATCTCCGGTTCCATGCTGTCCGTCGTCACGTAGCCGAGCAGGATCGGCTGGCCGAGCGCCTGTCCGAGCAGAAGCGAGACGAGCGCGACGATCAAGAGGGCCTCGACGACCCCCCTGACGGCTGCACGGACTGTCACTATCGGACCATGTCAACGCCCGGTTATAGTCCTTTTCGCCGACGCTGCCGGACGAGCCCGGCACCGAGCAGCAGCGGTCCCACCACCGCTGCACCCGACGCCGACGTGCGAATCATCGACGGCGTGACCAGCCCGGCGTCCCCGCCCCCGACGCTCACCGCCCCGGCGGTGGTTCCGCTGACGCCGACCGTGGCGTCACGTTCACTCCGGAACGACCGATCGAACGTCACGGTCCGGGTCTCGCCGGCCGGGACGGCGACTCGCTGGGTCGCGACGACGGTCCCGTCAACGACGAGTTCGGCGGTGAACGTTCCGTCCGCGTCGCCGTCGTTCGCGACCGTCGCCGTCACCGTGGCGGGTTCGCCGACATCGACATCGTCGTCGGTCACCGTCGCGTTCGTCACCGCGAAGTCGGGGGCGGGGCCGTCCGGTTCCGTCACCGTGACCGGCCCGATCTCCCGGTCGCCGACGGCCAGCGCGTACTCCCCGCTCCGCTCGAACCGGCGCTCGAACGTCACGGTCCGGGTCTCGCCCGCGCCGACACGAACCCGTCGGTCGTCGACCGTCACGCCGTCGACGCGGAACGGGACCGGCACCGTCGCGGTCCGGTTCCCTCGGTTCGTCACCGTCGCAGTGACGGCGACGCGCTCCCCGGAGTCCACCTCCGCCCGGTCGATAGTGCTGTCGATGTCCACGAGCGTCCCGTTCGCCAGCCCGAAGCCCTCGCCGTCTGCCGCCGCACCGGACCCGGTCAAGCTGTCCAGGTACACGTCCTCCTCGTCGACCGGCTCCTCGCCGTCAGGCGTGAGTGCGACGACGGTGAACGAGGAAAGCGACCCCGCGTCGCTGCCCTGCGTGTCGACCTCGACGCCGACCGCCAGTGACTCGCCGGGGTCGAGCCGGACCGCGTTATTCCGCCCTTCGACCTCGTTCGACGGGTC is a window from the Halostella salina genome containing:
- a CDS encoding S1C family serine protease, with amino-acid sequence MVRKAVWVGASVVLLTLVVAVAVPTLAQLPTEEDVYAQEDGNATTQPACQYQELYQDASPAVAQVLSDGGQGSGFVYERDDGTSYVVTNEHVVAGVGPGGPVDGAERDPAAVDVRFADGAVRSGNVTGTDVYTDLAVVRVNDTPDGVETLPVANDSPPVGQRVAALGSPFGLEGTMTHGIVSGVNRSMPTGAGFSIPDTVQTDASINPGNSGGPLIDCDGDVVGVNRAGGGDNVGFAVSPALVERVVPELIANGSYEHPYLGVGTVPVTPAVAEANGLNESQGVLVVGTAADGPADGVLVGSNDTVTVDGQQVPVGGDVVVAVDGRAVTSQESLGSYLARETAPGDEVDLTVLRDGNRTTVNVTLGERPAPGEGPAGA
- a CDS encoding sugar phosphate isomerase/epimerase family protein translates to MQIGVHTPPLYGEPLADALAYLNGIGVDAVEPGVGGHAGDTHLPRDEYLDDDEAQAELLGLLSEHDMEISALATHNNPIHPDEATAEEADRELREAIELAAQLDVDTVTTFSGLPAGGPNDEVPNWITAPWPNEHAEAHEYQWKEVAIPYWSEIAEFAEDHGVNVAIEMHPNMLVYEPHGLLRLREATNERIGANFDPSHLYWQGIDVTDAIRLLGEADAIHHFHAKDTKVYDANAREKGVLDTTAYTEEADRSWLFRSIGYGHGEAHWKDVVSTLRMVGYDGTLSIEHEDSLTSSREGLEKAVDVLSRAVFETTPGDAHWV
- a CDS encoding signal peptidase I, whose translation is MTVRAAVRGVVEALLIVALVSLLLGQALGQPILLGYVTTDSMEPEISAGDGFVVLPTAVTGEVEEGDVVVFEAQRLNGGGLTTHRVVDRTTEGYVTKGDNNPFTDQDGPEPPVSDRQIRAKALQVGGSVVTIPHLGTAVDGARGVVTGVVGPTTPGDSVGGILVLSGAVLFVVAGLTGSKDRPKTRARTRPNVLDKRLLFGLLLLIVVVPTTAAMTVPSGTMEYAVLGAEQTEDDPLIVEPGGETTVEQRIKNDGMVSTVVVVEPASEGVSVSDERATVPSGSATATNVTLQGPAAEGVAYREVTERRYVALLPAGVIEGLHDVHPWTAIAAINGVVVAGVTLLVVLAVGLRDQRLRSIGGERSVTDRLRRRLGL
- a CDS encoding DUF5305 domain-containing protein, with amino-acid sequence MSDLFPPRVRLVTARYGRELAVACVVIGLITLAAGGAVAATSETETVTEERNPQRVETAVETSAVVADDDSVWEEGATLENNARYLINDTPVLTVTPVTDAPSGTEVTHQLRMEVRAVADGETFWRNETVLVKETTTATDGTARTNATIDVRELDERLDNTTERLRNVGSLSVSLSVSTTYDTGDYAGELSASAPLRVTENAYWIDGELSSDRQHSTPVTRETEVPPDYGLLLSLFAGSVGAFGMGGVLWMGREDAVDVGAIREEIHRRRHDEWISCGSIPMWVDKEQVQLDTLEDVVDVAIDGNQRVIHDQRSDIYAVIDGDMIYYYCREGSWDQMAWPDVGTIDAAAEEQSAAEAAANADGMLGDAPDPDDEDAWEQL
- a CDS encoding CARDB domain-containing protein, which codes for MRFNVLAVVALLLAGLAVPTAAAVAVEDGNTDDAGVVTLHPHDGPNGEYATVRNGELAVELVDLNDEAVTTADRVFSVTADEEPVRVAVEDTSDAVTFYRGGDPSNEVEGRNNAVRLDPGESLAVGVEVDTQGSDAGSLSSFTVVALTPDGEEPVDEEDVYLDSLTGSGAAADGEGFGLANGTLVDIDSTIDRAEVDSGERVAVTATVTNRGNRTATVPVPFRVDGVTVDDRRVRVGAGETRTVTFERRFERSGEYALAVGDREIGPVTVTEPDGPAPDFAVTNATVTDDDVDVGEPATVTATVANDGDADGTFTAELVVDGTVVATQRVAVPAGETRTVTFDRSFRSERDATVGVSGTTAGAVSVGGGDAGLVTPSMIRTSASGAAVVGPLLLGAGLVRQRRRKGL